The sequence below is a genomic window from Theobroma cacao cultivar B97-61/B2 chromosome 6, Criollo_cocoa_genome_V2, whole genome shotgun sequence.
TTACTTATCTTGTCCTCTACACTGGGGAAGGAAAGCCATTTACTTGTAcaaagacatcaattatacaTGGCTAATGTATGAAATACTATGGGGCTTTGAGACAACCATGCCCCACACCTCTCCAACATCATCCTAATTCTCTCATCAGTCACAACTAAATAAAGCTTCCAGAAAAAGAGTAGTGTCAAGAACAAATATTAGAAGGATAATACCAGAACAGTCCAATAAGAAAACATGGGTCAGATTATTTTGCTTTAGTTTGAACCAATCTcatcaaaataaagaaaagcatAATATATAGCTGCTAGAAAAGATATATGCACTGACTAATACAATgatccattttctttttacgtTTTTGAGATGACTACCAATGTATGCTAGATATATGTCCCTAGAAAAGAACAAGGAATACAGATACAATAATCGAACTTGCCTTCATTGTTGCTTGCAAAGCAGCACGTATTGCATCTCGCTCAGCTTGCCTAACAATGACTGAAGTTCTTGTAGATTTCCTAATGATTCTCTCACCTTCTGCATCATCAGGGGCATCATGATGTTGTGGAGAGGTAGGCTTTTGAGTCGACTTTTCATCCTTGGGATCACCATCTAACTTCGAAaggactttctttttcttctttttcttcatagaAGGCTTTCCAGGAAAAATTAAACGCTTCTTCGTACGAACcctgaaaacaaaatttaatataaataacaattGCTATGAAATGGAGATGTAAATATGAATGAGTTGGGGGGTAAAAGAAGCAAAACCTTTCCTCCGTTTCATTTTCTGCTTCATCATCTGGCTCAGGTTCCTAGCACCCATAGTCCGTAGAAGGGAGTCAAATTTCAACAGAGGAAATGAGTGAGGTTTAATTGAATACGGattaaaacaaaagtaaagatgagAGCAATACACACATCTTCATCAAAATCGCTATCAAACACATCAGCAACCTCCAGTTCTTCTTCGTAATTGGCATCATTGTCTTCCTGAAGAGAAGAGGCCCACAAACAGAAATAACGGTAAATGTATGTAACATATCATATCTTCCAAAATTATAACTCCATAAAAACTAAACTCCAAGAAGCACTGATATTAATTCCTAGTCACTCCAAAAATTGGTGTTAGAAATAGAATAAACAATTAGGGTTTAGGGCTTTACAGGAACTTAAGGGACACGAATCCACTCATAATTTCAACACGTCATGTACCCATCATCTATGAAAATAATGAGTATGTTTACTCGTACCAGTGCttatgaagaagaaaaagaagtgtaAGCTTACCTCTTTGAAAGCCTCTTGATTCCAAAACAACTCGTCTTCTTCAGCTTCCTCGTCCAGCAACTTTGTCATCCTGGCAATAACAAATAGCGTTCAAATATTtccagaatttttttttattttaacaaaaaataacaaaaataagaaaattaaatcaaaattatactATTTCATCTTAGGTTGAAGTTGTAACCTTTTCCCTTTTGTTGGCCGAGAAGCAGGATCCAGAAAGACGTGTGTCTCTTCTTCTTTACCAGTTTCCATGGCTGCAACAAGCTATCAAATCAAAGCAGGAAGAGGAGGCCGGAAGGATTTATGGGTTCAGTTGATAGTAATAGGAAGGAACCCAAAGAAGTAAAGAAACgctggattttttttttttatttaatcagaTTCAGGGGAGAGAAGGAACAAGGATTTGAGTAAAGGCCAGCCTTTTTGTCTAGTTAAAGAAGATGATCGCGAATTGGGCCCGGGTTTCCTCTCCCCGCCCTTTTAAGACTTCACACCAACCCGAACCGAACCCGAATTTTGTAAATAACCTATCCGATCGGGGTCGAAAGGTTCGGGTTATTCTGCCACATGTGTAATGGGGCTTACATTTCTAATGCAAAGATCATGTAACGTgttcacatttttattttaaaggacGTAATATCTTAGATTCAAAAGATTaattgaaataataatttttgacgaaaaattaTTCTTTGAATATGTGAACTAacaatttaaaacattttgtaaaaataattattttttaacgaAACATCTATCgtacaaaataattatttttttataaatttttaatttcttaattattctttataaatttatCGAATTTCAAGTTAAATTGCCGCTTTCCACCCAACACCTATTAGGCATCCATCATAGTTTGCTTTTCCATCTCCGGTGATCAACGCTATTAGCTTAACTTTCACCACAAGATGAATTtcgataaatatatatttataaaaatttatttaaattcttttaaacaGTATAAAAGTTTTCTCCTCTTGCCCTAAATAAGTTTGAAATTTAGTTTCGATTCGAATTGAACccgaattttaaaaataatctaataatcaaattaaaatattcaaattattggatCTCGTATATCATGAactcatatttttaatttaaaaaacatataacaaattcatatttttaatctaaaacacataatatattttagaattgattttgaatgaaatgacTATTTCATGTttgattcaaaaaattaattgaaatatcgatttttgttttccaatgaaaaattattctttGTCTCGTTAAGgaatagttaaatatttttaatttcatgattatcttttacaaatttatctaaattcaaattagatcCCCGCTCTCCACCCGACACCTACTAGACATCTGTGATGTTTTCGCCGCATGATGATTTGCTTGGAGCATACACATTCAtaagaacttatttaaatttttttaaattcaaaattggtaatttatatttcatgaataaagagaaaatagtATGTATCTTATTGTATGAAAATGAAGCAGCAAAGATGGGATTACAAAGCACACATATCATCTTCGGCTATACAAACGCTTGTTAGATTGACGGTTTCACAATTGTCTGCAAACTTCTTCTCTGATGCGGAAACATGGACAGAAGCATCGGATTAGATCGACGCCAAAATCAATAACACACCCCAAAAACCCAGCCGATCTCTCTCTTCTACCTGCCTGCTGCACCACAGGCAGGCCATAGACGGGATTCGGAACCAAGTATTGCTGA
It includes:
- the LOC18595206 gene encoding SWR1 complex subunit 2 isoform X2; this encodes METGKEEETHVFLDPASRPTKGKRMTKLLDEEAEEDELFWNQEAFKEEDNDANYEEELEVADVFDSDFDEDEPEPDDEAENETEERVRTKKRLIFPGKPSMKKKKKKKVLSKLDGDPKDEKSTQKPTSPQHHDAPDDAEGERIIRKSTRTSVIVRQAERDAIRAALQATMKPVKRKKEGEEKRITQEEMLLEAAQTGCSYLEFSKGSSFQSELSTTLPPYPEKAICAVTGLPAKYRDPKTGLSYATKEAFKIIRERFENEHRSAPKEMDMGVLFDSLSGKGLMPRQRRSQISNRSQTSRFQYLGHFHRTPTDDDEESD